Proteins encoded within one genomic window of Ascaphus truei isolate aAscTru1 chromosome 8, aAscTru1.hap1, whole genome shotgun sequence:
- the MFAP5 gene encoding microfibrillar-associated protein 5, with protein sequence MLGLASRFLFFLLLNIALVAVPAEGGVISRRDVDDGGSDTTNQGADNLDSDITPGPGDCKEVQYPCTRVYSVQKPVKQCISNLCVTSVRRVYMVNKEICTRLMCKEDEVLQDEKCRQQAGLPPRRFPQPETPEEKPTPDTADN encoded by the exons ATGCTGGGATTAGCTTCACGTTTTCTGTTCTTCTTACTGCTGAACATCGCTCTTGTCG CCGTGCCGGCGGAGGGGGGTGTGATCAGCAGGAGGGATGTCG ATGATGGAGGGTCCGACACCACAAATCAGGGTgcag ATAACCTTGATAGTGATATAACACCAGGCCCAGGAG ACTGTAAGGAAGTTCAGTATCCCTGCACCCGTGTTTATTCTGTGCAGAAACCAGTCAAGCAGTGTATCAGCAACCTGTGTGTGACCAG TGTGCGTCGAGTTTATATGGTGAACAAGGAGATCTGCACCCGACTCATGTGTAAGGAGGATGAGGTGTTGCAGG ATGAGAAGTGTCGGCAGCAGGCCGGGCTCCCCCCGAGACGCTTCCCCCAGCCAGAGACCCCCGAAGAGAAACCGACTCCTGACACAGCAGACAACTAA